The proteins below are encoded in one region of Effusibacillus dendaii:
- a CDS encoding type II toxin-antitoxin system RatA family toxin yields MEVQETIEGRPDEIYNLLKDMESYPKFMPSLNDVRVVEQGDGWTITAWDAVLNGQSFKWQERDEFMEDDYRIRYTQTEGDLKKFEGEWRLEQNGEQTVVRLTVDFDFGVPMLSGLLNPVAKLKLKQNSESMLKAVKQRFEGRGRT; encoded by the coding sequence GTGGAAGTGCAGGAAACGATTGAAGGCCGGCCGGACGAAATTTATAACTTGTTAAAAGATATGGAATCCTATCCGAAGTTTATGCCATCCCTGAATGACGTGCGGGTCGTCGAACAGGGAGACGGATGGACCATCACCGCCTGGGATGCGGTGTTAAACGGGCAGTCATTCAAGTGGCAGGAACGGGACGAGTTTATGGAAGACGATTATCGAATCCGTTATACGCAAACGGAAGGCGATTTGAAAAAATTCGAAGGCGAGTGGCGATTGGAACAAAACGGCGAGCAGACGGTCGTGCGGCTGACGGTCGATTTTGATTTTGGCGTTCCCATGTTGTCGGGACTGCTCAATCCGGTAGCGAAACTGAAGTTGAAACAGAACAGCGAGTCGATGCTGAAAGCGGTCAAACAGCGTTTCGAAGGAAGAGGAAGAACCTAA
- a CDS encoding shikimate dehydrogenase, translating to MDTFGFVVHPQDVSDVAKKFPALQNWPPSLLENMMRYSPPILVDHLRYIESEHNRAEGWFVATTLTARQILELPLQTVLQKIIRAGRRAERAGAKILGLGAFTSVVGDAGITIAKHLRIPVTTGNSYTVATAIQATRQAAVLMDMEPEKSELVVVGATGSIGSICARMLAPHVGKLTLVARDQKKLEHLAGLIMSESGKSVDISTNPRQTVRRAHIIVTVTGSPNEVIFPGDLRPGALVCDVARPRDVAKAVAEQRSDVLVIEGGLVEVPSDYASKLRFGLPKGVVYACMAETMLLALERRYECFTLGRNISIEQVREIDSMARKHGFKLAGFRSFERQLTPEMVRAIRQQTTLQAGVGSGQPESRQ from the coding sequence ATGGATACGTTTGGATTTGTGGTGCACCCGCAAGATGTATCAGATGTGGCGAAAAAGTTCCCCGCTTTGCAAAACTGGCCGCCGTCCCTTTTGGAAAACATGATGCGGTACAGCCCTCCCATTCTGGTCGATCATTTACGGTATATTGAGTCGGAACACAATCGGGCGGAAGGCTGGTTTGTGGCGACAACGTTGACAGCCAGACAGATATTGGAACTGCCGCTGCAGACGGTGCTGCAAAAAATCATCCGGGCCGGCAGACGGGCGGAACGGGCAGGCGCTAAAATTTTGGGGCTGGGAGCGTTTACTTCCGTTGTCGGTGATGCCGGAATCACGATTGCCAAACATCTGCGAATCCCTGTCACAACAGGTAACAGTTACACGGTAGCGACCGCTATTCAGGCCACCAGGCAGGCAGCGGTTCTGATGGATATGGAACCGGAAAAATCGGAATTGGTCGTTGTAGGGGCTACCGGTTCGATCGGTTCAATATGTGCCCGCATGCTGGCTCCGCATGTAGGAAAATTAACGCTGGTTGCCCGCGATCAGAAGAAACTGGAACATCTGGCAGGCCTCATCATGAGTGAATCGGGTAAATCAGTGGATATTTCAACAAATCCCCGGCAGACTGTCCGCCGTGCCCACATCATCGTGACTGTAACCGGGAGTCCGAATGAAGTGATTTTTCCGGGCGATTTACGCCCCGGAGCGTTGGTTTGCGATGTGGCCAGGCCGCGTGATGTGGCAAAAGCAGTGGCGGAGCAACGGTCGGATGTACTGGTGATCGAGGGAGGGCTGGTGGAAGTTCCGTCCGATTACGCTTCCAAATTGCGTTTTGGCCTGCCAAAGGGGGTTGTATATGCTTGCATGGCGGAAACGATGCTGCTTGCATTGGAAAGAAGGTATGAGTGCTTCACACTGGGTCGTAATATTTCAATCGAGCAAGTAAGAGAAATCGATTCAATGGCGAGAAAGCACGGATTTAAGCTGGCCGGTTTCCGCTCATTCGAAAGACAGCTGACACCAGAGATGGTACGAGCGATTCGGCAGCAAACAACGCTGCAAGCCGGTGTCGGTTCAGGCCAACCGGAGAGTCGTCAGTAA